The sequence below is a genomic window from Sulfurimonas sp..
TCCTGTTTCATCATCTTAAAGTTGTTGTTTTTTGCAGCAGAAACCACAGGTGAAGATGCGACACATCCGGTAAATATAAGCATACTAAACATCAAGACAGTTACATAGATTATTCTCTTTTTCATCTCAAACCTTTTTACTTTCCGGTATATTTAAATATTTTACAAAAAAGATCTTTAAATAATTTACAATTTACTATATAATTATTCAATTGACAAAAGTGGGGTTCTATATGAAATATGCACAAACTTATAACAAACTGGCAGAATTTGGAAGAAAAGTATTAGAGATCGAAGTAGTAGATGAGATTCTTCCCTACATATCAAAATATGCTAAAGATACTATCGGTGCCGATAGATGTTCAATATTTGTATATGATCAAGATAAAGAAGAACTTTGGACAACACTTGCCGATAATGTTGAAAGAATAACTGTGCCTTCGGATAGAGGTTTGGTAGGTTATGCCTTGGCTACAAAAGAAGGGCTTATTGAAAACAACCCTTATAAAAACGAACATTTTTACAAAGATGTCGACACTGAAACAGGATATATAACTAAGAATGTTATCGTAGCTCCTATTTTAGGTTCTCAAGGAGAAGTTGTAGGTGTGTTTCAACTTATAAACAAAGAGGATGAATTTGATATTGACGATGCAAAATTTATGAAGTTTTTCGCTCACTATATAAGCGGATTTTTAGAACTGGCAGAACTTAACGAGCATCTGGATAACAAAAAGTAGACCTGCAAATATTTGAGAATGTCTCATCTAATCCTGCTTTTATAACTATCTCTTTTTTCAAGTATGGATGATACAGTTTTAATTCACTGGCATGTAAAAGCATTCTATGGCAGTTAAACTCTGCTCTTATGAGTTTATTATGCTCCCCTCTTCCGTATTTCGTATCACCTAAAAGATGATGAGATATATGCTTCATATGTCTTCTAATCTGATGCTTTCTTCCCGTTTTCGGTTTTAGCTCAACCAAAGAGTATCTTACTTTATCGTAACGTCCCACTGCAAAATCTAGCTCGGCCCTTGCCAATGTTTTATAGTGAGTTACAGCTTCTTGTGCATCTTTATCGGTTTTTGCGTCTTTGTCTGCTATTTTGTCAAGTTTCTCTTTTAAAGCATAATCGATCACACCCTCATCATCAGTATATCCGCGTACAGCTGCAATATAAGTCTTTTGAATTGCATTGTTTTTAAACTGTTCTGATACCAAGTTTGCACTCTCTTTATCAAGTGCAAAAAAAAGTACGCCAGAAGTAGGTTTATCTAAGCGGTGAAGAGGATATACATACTGCCCTATCTGATCACGAAGCATCTGAACTGCAAAACGTGTTTCATGCCTGTCGATCGGTGATCTGTGTACTAAAAGTCCTGAAGGTTTGTTGATAGCAATGTAGTGTTCATCTTGATATATAATCTCTAATTCTTCATTTATATTCATATGGAATTGTATCATTTTAATCTATAATGAAGTTAGATAATATAAAATAATACTATCTTACAAAAAAGGTTTAAAATGGATTACAGTTTTTCTATAACAGGACTTTTAAAAGAAGCTTTTGATCGTTCTTACGGGGTAAAAGGTACAATTGTCGGTGCTTCATTAATATATGGAATTGTTGCCGTAATAATTTCAGCAATACTGGAACTTGTTTTTCCATCTGGAGACTCTTTTTTTAATGGAATCATTCAAACTCTTATATCAGCACCGATCACTGTACCTATTATGGTTGGTGTAACATTTTTGGGTATTAACCATGCAAGAGGTTTAGATATAAATATACCTTCTATATTTGATTATTTTGGGATGATGGTACCAATAATAACAACTTTTATTTTAATGTATATCTGTTTAATTATAGGTTTTACTTTACTTATTCTTCCTGGTATATATCTTGCAGTTTCATATACATTTGCTTATCAACTGGTTGCAGATAAAGGTCTTGGTGCATGGGAGGCTATGGAATTATCAAGAAAAACTGTTACCAAACAATGGTTTAAATTCTTTGGTTTAGGACTTTTAAGTGCATTAATTATTATACTAAGTATTATACCGCTTGGTATTGGTCTTATTTGGAGTATACCAACAGTTTATATAGCTTATGGACTTTTATACCACCATATATTTGATGATGAAGAAGTTTAAAATATTTGCGTGATAAGTTTGTGATATATTTCAAAATCTTTTGATATTAACTTGATATAATTTCCCATAATAAAGTGAAAAAGGAAATTTTTTGAACTTAAATAGTTTTTTATGGGAATATGGGGCAAAAGTTCCCGGTT
It includes:
- a CDS encoding GAF domain-containing protein encodes the protein MKYAQTYNKLAEFGRKVLEIEVVDEILPYISKYAKDTIGADRCSIFVYDQDKEELWTTLADNVERITVPSDRGLVGYALATKEGLIENNPYKNEHFYKDVDTETGYITKNVIVAPILGSQGEVVGVFQLINKEDEFDIDDAKFMKFFAHYISGFLELAELNEHLDNKK
- the truC gene encoding tRNA pseudouridine(65) synthase TruC, with amino-acid sequence MNINEELEIIYQDEHYIAINKPSGLLVHRSPIDRHETRFAVQMLRDQIGQYVYPLHRLDKPTSGVLFFALDKESANLVSEQFKNNAIQKTYIAAVRGYTDDEGVIDYALKEKLDKIADKDAKTDKDAQEAVTHYKTLARAELDFAVGRYDKVRYSLVELKPKTGRKHQIRRHMKHISHHLLGDTKYGRGEHNKLIRAEFNCHRMLLHASELKLYHPYLKKEIVIKAGLDETFSNICRSTFCYPDAR